A region of the Rhodospirillaceae bacterium genome:
GATCGCTCTGGCATCCTATCTATCAAGGAACCGGAATTTAAGGGCCGAATTAAGGAAATACCATGGCCATTGAGATAAAAGAAATTGGCGTAATCGGTGCCGGGCAGATGGGTGGTGGCATCAGCCATGTCTTTACCCTTGCGGGTTATAAAATCCATCTATGCGATATTGATGAGGCGGCCTTGGAAAAGGCAATGGGGGCCATCGATCGCAATATGTCGCGGCAGGTCGCACGCAAAAAGATTACGGACGACCAAAAGAATGACGCCTTGGCCCTGATTTCAACCGGCACGGATTTTGCTCCTCTCAGTAATTGTGATCTGATCATTGAAGCTGCCAGCGAAGACGAAGCGGTAAAGAAAGAAGTTCTCAAGAATCTCGGCCCTGTCTTAAAACCTGACGCGATCGTTGCCTCCAACACGTCGTCGATTTCCATTACCCGCTTGGGCGCAACCATGGAGCGGCCTGAAAATTTCATGGGCATGCACTTCATGAACCCTGTGCCGATGATGGAACTGGTGGAACTGATCCGAGGTATCGCCACAGATCCTAAAACTTTCGATATCATCCGCGACCTGACCCGAAAATTGGGTAAGACGCCGGTCAGTTCCGAAGATTTCCCAGCCTTCCTGGTCAACCGAATTCTACTGCCGATGATCAACGAAGCTGTCTACACCTTGTATGAAGGTGTTGGCTCCGTCAGTGCCATCGACACAGCAATGAAACTCGGCACCAATCACCCGATGGGGCCGTTAGAATTGGCTGACTTCATTGGGTTGGACATTTGTTTGGCAGTAATGAATGTGCTCCACGAGGGCTTAGCCGATACCAAGTACCGTCCCTGTCCACTGTTGGTGAAATACGTGGAAGCCGGATGGCTTGGTCGAAAGACGGGTCGTGGGTTCTACGACTACGCGGGTGAGACGCCTGTTCCGACCAGGTAGATATTTCGAACCTAATTCAACTCCGCCCGAACCTTCTGCCTCAGCACGTCAATAGACACCAACGATCCCTTGTCCTCAAAGCACCAGAACTGCCAGCCGTTGCAGGCGGGGGCGTTTTGGACGTGGGCACCAACTTGGTGGATGGAGCCTCTGAAATCTGAAGCGGCGACACTACCGTCGGCGCTGATGCGGGCGGCAAATTTACGGCGGGGATCATGGAGGGTTTCACCAACCGACAGCAGCCCGCGTTCAACCAGGGTACCAAAGGGGATTCGCGGTTGTTTACGTTTGGAGGGCGTGCTGATCAGATTGGGGTCTGCCACTTCGCGGACATCGGCGATGCGGGCGCGGGCGATTTCGGCATAGTCTGGGTCACGTTCGAGACCAATATAATTGCGGCCGAGTTTTTTCGCGACAGCTCCCGTCGTGCCGCTGCCAAAGAACGGATCCAAGACGATATCGCCGGCTTCTGTTGAAGAAAGAATTACCCGATGCAATAGGGATTCGGGTTTTTGGGTTGGGTGGGCTTTGACACCATCAATCTTGATGCGTTCGTGGCCAGTGCAAATTGGCAGCACCCAGTCTGAACGCATTTGCAAATCGTCGTTGAGGTTCTTCATCGCCTCGTAATTAAACTGGTACTTGCTATCTTTGTCCTTGGCGCACCAAATCAGGGTTTCATGAGCATTGGTGAAGCGTCGCCCGCGAAAGTTCGGCATCGGGTTGGTTTTTTGCCAGATGACATCGTTGAGCATCCAATAGCCCAAGTCCTGCAACACCGTGCCAACGCGGAAAATATTGTGGTAGCTGCCGATCACCCAAAGGGTTCCGTTTGGTTTTAACACCCGGCGGGCTTCAGATAACCAACCACGGGTGAAACGGTCGTAGGCCTCAAAGCCATCGAACTTGTCCCACGCATCATCAACGCCATCGACTTCGCTGTGGTTGTTGGGGCGAAGCAGGGTTCCTTCCAACTGAAGATTGTACGGCGGATCGGCAAACACCATATCCACGGACTCAGCCGGCAGGTCGCGCATCAACTCAATGCAGTTCCCCACAAGAATTTGATTCTTTTTCATTTCGATTACCCCCAGGTATGGGAGGCAGAATGATTCAGTCAGGATTCCGCGTCAAGAATTAAATAGAATCAAAGACTTACAAAGAATTAAGATTTCTAGATATGGAATCTAGCCGCTGTTTTTACTCAAGATGTTGATGATGGGTTTAAAACTTTTTCGGTGATGTGGGGTCACACCAAGGCGTTCCAGACCCTCTTGATGAGCTTTTGTGCCATAGCCTGCGTTCCGTTCCCAGCCATATCCTGGGTAGGCTTCGGCAAGACCCGCCATGATCCTGTCTCTGGTAACCTTGGCAACAATAGAGGCGGCTGCGATGGAAAGCGATAGCCCATCCCCCTTAATGATGCACTGGACTTCGCAGGGTAATTTCGGCGGTCGGTTGCCATCAACCAAGGCAACATCCGGCGTCCCTTCAAGCCCCTTTAACGCGCGTCCCATGGCATTCAGAGTCGCTTGCAGGATGTTCACATCGTCGATTTCATCAACCTCGGCAACACCGACACCGAAGTCGACGTGGTCTTGGAGGATATGGAATAGCTCCTCTCGTCGTGCCGGTTTGAGCTTTTTGGAATCGTCCAGTCCT
Encoded here:
- a CDS encoding 3-hydroxybutyryl-CoA dehydrogenase, with translation MAIEIKEIGVIGAGQMGGGISHVFTLAGYKIHLCDIDEAALEKAMGAIDRNMSRQVARKKITDDQKNDALALISTGTDFAPLSNCDLIIEAASEDEAVKKEVLKNLGPVLKPDAIVASNTSSISITRLGATMERPENFMGMHFMNPVPMMELVELIRGIATDPKTFDIIRDLTRKLGKTPVSSEDFPAFLVNRILLPMINEAVYTLYEGVGSVSAIDTAMKLGTNHPMGPLELADFIGLDICLAVMNVLHEGLADTKYRPCPLLVKYVEAGWLGRKTGRGFYDYAGETPVPTR
- a CDS encoding site-specific DNA-methyltransferase; translation: MEMKKNQILVGNCIELMRDLPAESVDMVFADPPYNLQLEGTLLRPNNHSEVDGVDDAWDKFDGFEAYDRFTRGWLSEARRVLKPNGTLWVIGSYHNIFRVGTVLQDLGYWMLNDVIWQKTNPMPNFRGRRFTNAHETLIWCAKDKDSKYQFNYEAMKNLNDDLQMRSDWVLPICTGHERIKIDGVKAHPTQKPESLLHRVILSSTEAGDIVLDPFFGSGTTGAVAKKLGRNYIGLERDPDYAEIARARIADVREVADPNLISTPSKRKQPRIPFGTLVERGLLSVGETLHDPRRKFAARISADGSVAASDFRGSIHQVGAHVQNAPACNGWQFWCFEDKGSLVSIDVLRQKVRAELN
- a CDS encoding ribonuclease HII; this encodes MPDFNLELAVGGVVAGIDEAGRGPWAGPVVAGAVILNPATLPDTLRQGLDDSKKLKPARREELFHILQDHVDFGVGVAEVDEIDDVNILQATLNAMGRALKGLEGTPDVALVDGNRPPKLPCEVQCIIKGDGLSLSIAAASIVAKVTRDRIMAGLAEAYPGYGWERNAGYGTKAHQEGLERLGVTPHHRKSFKPIINILSKNSG